Part of the Caballeronia sp. SL2Y3 genome is shown below.
AGACCGCGCGATCCTCCACGCGCTCCCATGACACGTCGATGCTGCCGCCATCCGGCGTGTAGCGCACCGCGTTGGTCACGAGATTGCCGAGCGCGCTGACCAGTTCCGTCTCCGCGCCGGCCACGGTCAGCGCGTCGTCGTTATGGAAGTGGATGCGATGACGTCCGCCCGAAAGACTGTTGGCGTCGTCTTCCAGATGACGCAGCACCGCGCGCATGTCGAGCAGTTCGTCGCCGGGCGGATGGACATCGCCTTCGAGATTCGCCAGCACGAGCAGATCGCGCACGATGTTCTGCATGCGCATGGCCTGCTGATTCATCATGTCGAGATAACGCGCGCGGTCGGCTTCGTCGAGCGGCAACTCGCGCATCGTTTCGAGGAAGCCGGAAAGCACGGTGAGCGGCGTCTTCAGTTCGTGCGAGACGTTCGCGACGAAATCGCGGCGCATGGAATCGGTGCGCTCGAGTTCGGTAATGTCTTGCGTGAGGATCAGCTTGCGATTCTCGCCGTACGGAAACACCTGCACCGAGACACTGCGCTGCCGGTTCGCGCCCATGCCCCGCATGATGAGCATCTCTTCGTAGCGGTGCGAATTCAGATAGCGGATGAAATCCGGATGACGCACGAGATGCGTGATGTGCTGCCGCAGATCGCGCTTCGCGTCCAGCCCGAAGTGCTTCTCCGCGATGGCGTTGCACCATTCGATCTGGTCGTGATCGTCCAGCATCGCGACGCCGTTCGGCGACGCCTGAATCGCCTGGATGAAGCGCGAATGCTGCTGCTCGACCTGACGCACCTGCGCGTGCCAGCGTTTGGCGAGCTTGTGCAGGCGGTAATAGATCTCGCCCCAGATGCCGAGCGCGCTCGGCACCTGGCCGTACACCGGCGCGTCCAGGAGACGCCACAGCCGCTGCGTGTGATACGTGCTCACGAAGCTCTGCACGACGAGCATGACGACGGCGACCGCGAGCGCTACTCGCACGCCCGCGATTGCGCCGATCGCGGCGCAGAGCACCGCGAGGAGCGCGAGGGACACGATGGAACGCGTCCAGATGATATTCATGTTGTCGGGAGATCGATGAAGGCGAAGATGCGCGCGGGCTCAGGCGCCCTTCGCGAGCCGGTAGCCGCTGCCGCGTACCGTTTCGATCATAGCATCGCAGCCTGCGGGCTTGAGCGCGGCGCGCAGACGCTTGATGTGCACATCGACCGTGCGCTCCTCGACGAACACGTGATCCCCCCAGACCTGATCGAGCAGCTGCGTGCGGCTGTGCACGCGCTCCGGATGCGTCATGAAGAAATGCAGCAGGCGGAACTCCGTCGGCCCGAGATCGAGCTTGATGTCGTTGCCCGAATGATTCGCCGCCACGCGATGCGTCGCCGGATCGAGCCGCAGGCCGTTGATCGCGACGACGTCTTCCGTCAACTGCGGCGCGCGCCGGCGCAGCACCGCCTTGATGCGCGCCATCAGTTCCTTCGGCGAGAACGGCTTGGTCACGTAATCGTCCGCGCCGATTTCGAGTCCGAGCACCTTGTCCTGCTCGTCGCCGCGCGCGGTGAGCATGATGATCGGAATGTGCTTCGTGCGCTCGTTGTTGCGCAGCTCGCGCGCGAACGCGATGCCGGACTTCGCGGGCAGCATCCAGTCGAGCAGCACGAGGTCGGGCAGCACGTCGCTGATCAGGTTTTGCGCCTGCTCCGCGTTATAGGCGCGAATCGGGCAATGTCCCGCATGTTGCAGATTCACCGAGATCAGCTCGGAGATCGCGGGTTCGTCTTCGACGACGAGGATACTGCTGGGCATCGGCACCTCTTGACCTTTTTGCTTGAAGTGAATCGTTGGATTAACTGAGCGCCTCGCGTTCGAGCTGGTCGCGCGAGATGTGGCGCACGTCCGTGCCCTTCACGATGTAGATGATGAACTCGGCGATGTTCTTCGCGTGATCGCCGATACGCTCGACCGCTTTGGCGATGAAGAGATAATCGAGCCCCGCCGAAATGGTGCGCGGGTCTTCCATCATGTAGGTCACGAGCTTCCGTACGAAGGCGCGGAATTCGTCGTCGATGGCCTTGTCGTCGCGCACGATCTGCGCGGCGGCGACCGTATCGAGACGCGCGAACGCATCGAGCGCACGGCGCAGAATCGACACGGCCATCTCGCCCGAGAGCTTGATTTCCGCGATGTTCACCGTGCGGCCCGCGCCGTCTTCGTTGATGCGCTTCACGCGCTTCGCGATCTTCTCGGCTTCGTCGCCGGCGCGTTCGAGATTCGTGATGGTCTTCGAGATCGCCATGAGCAGACGCAGGTCGCGCGCGGCCGGCTGACGGCGCGCGATGATGTTGCTGCACTCCTCGTCGATTTCGACTTCCATCGTATTCAGGCGCGCTTCCGCCGCGATCACCCGATCGGCGATCTGCACGTCGAATTCGTTCAGCGCCTGCATCGCCGCGGTGATCTGCGACTCGACGAGACCGCCCATTTCCAGCACTTTCGAGGACACCGCGTTCAGATCGGCGTCGAACTGGCTCGACAGATGTTTATCGGACATGTTCTGCTCCTGTAGTCCTTTGTTCGTTGGCTGACCGGCCGATCAGCCAAAGCGGCCCGTGATGTAGTCTTCCGTTTCCTTGCGGGCCGGCTTGATGAAGATCTTTTCCGTGTCGCCAAATTCGATCAATTCACCGAGGTACATATAGGCAGTGTAGTCCGAGCAGCGCGCGGCCTGTTGCATGTTGTGCGTGACGATCACGACCGTGTAGTCGCTCTTCAGCTCCGCGATCAGTTCTTCGATGCGGCCGGTCGAAATCGGATCGAGCGCCGAGCACGGTTCGTCGAGCAGCAGCACTTCCGGCCGGATGGCGATGCCGCGCGCAATGCACAGACGCTGCTGCTGGCCGCCCGAAAGACCGTAGCCGCTTTGCGTGAGCTTGTCCTTCACTTCGGTCCAGAGCGCAGCCTTCGTGAGCGCCCATTCCACGCGGTCGTCCATTTCCGAGCGCGACAGCTGCTCGAACATCTTCACGCCGAACGCGATGTTGTCGTAGATCGACATCGGGAACGGCGTCGGCTTCTGGAACACCATGCCGACGCGCGCGCGCAAGAGCGAGATGTCCTTGGTCGTGTCGAGCAGATTGGCGCCGTCCATCAGGATCTCGCCTTCCGCGCGCTGCTCCGGATAGAGCGCGTACATCTTGTTGAACGTGCGCAAGAGCGTGGACTTGCCGCATCCCGAAGGACCGATGAACGCGGTCACTTTCTTCTCCGGAATGCGCAAGTTGATGTTCTTCAGCGCGTGATACTTGTTGTAGAAGAAGTTGAGGTTGTTCACCTCGATCTTCGGCTTGATGGAATCCGCCGGTTGCGAACCGTGCGTCGGACGTACGCTGCCCGGCGCCGGGCCGCGCTCCACCGGCTTGTCTTCAGTCTTCGAATTCAGGTGGCTGACACCACTTTCGACCATGTTCATGGAATCACTCCACCCTTATTTCTTGGAGAAAATCGCGCGCGCCAGGATATTCAGACCCAGCACGCCGAGCGTAATCAGGAACACGCCGGCCCACGCGAGCGTTTGCCATTGCGGGAACGGACTCATCGCGAACTTGTAGATCGTCACCGGCAAGTTCGCCACCGGCTGATTCATGTCGAGCGTGAAGAACTGGTTCGACAGCGCCGTGAAGAGCAGCGGCGCGGTCTCGCCTGCAATGCGCGCAACCGCCAGCAGCACGCCCGTCACGATGCCGCCAACCGACGCCTTCAGCGTGATCGACATCACCATCTTCCACTTCGGCGTGCCGAGCGCGAAGGCGGCCTCTCGCAGCGCGTTGGGCACGAGGTTCAGCATGTTTTCCGTCGTGCGGATGACGATGGGAATCTGCAAGAGTCCGAGCGCGATCACGCCGGCCCAGCCCGAGAAACGCCCCATCTTCGCGACGACGAGCGCATAAACAAAGAGACCGACGACGATGGACGGCGCGGACAACAGAATGTCGTTGATGAAGCGCGTCACGTTCGCGAGCCAGCGCTTCTGCCCGTATTCCGCGAGATACACGCCCGCGAGAATGCCGAGCGGCGTGCCGATGCACGTTGCGAGCACGACGAGCATGAGACTGCCGACGATCGCGTTGGCGAGACCGCCGCCATCGGTGTTCGGCGGAGGCGTCGACTGCGTGAACAGTTCGACGGAGAGGCCCGAGACGCCGAGCTTCAGCGTCGTGAAGAGAATCCACACGAGCCAGATAAGGCCGAACGCCATGGCCGCGAGCGAAAGCGTCAGCGCGATCGCGTTGGTGCCGCGGCGGCGGCGTTGCAGCTTCATGCGCGTGGCGACCGTGCGCTCTTGGTCCTGATTGAACGTTGCGGGACGGCTCACTTTGCACCCTCCGCACGCTGCATGCGCATCAAGAGCAGCTTCGAAAGCGCGAGCACGATGAACGTGATGACGAAGAGAATCAGGCCCAGTTCCATCAGTGCGGACGTATGCAGGCCGGGGCTCGCTTCGGCGAATTCATTTGCGAGCGCGGACGTGATGCTGTTGCCCGGCGAAAAGAGCGACACGTTGTCGAGCAGATTGGTGTTGCCGATCACGAAGGTCACCGCCATGGTCTCGCCGAGCGCGCGGCCAAGACCGAGCATGACGCCGCCGATCACGCCGGCGCGCGTGTACGGCAGCACGATCTTCCACATCACTTCCCACGTCGTGCAGCCGATGCCGTACGCCGATTCCTTCAGCAGCACCGGCGTGACTTCGAACACGTCGCGCATCACGGACGCGATGTACGGAATGATCATGATGGCGAGAATGACGCCCGCGCACAGAATGCCGATGCCGATGGGCGGCCCCTGAAACAACGCGCCGATGAGCGGCACGCCGCCGAGCAGCGCGCCGAGGGGCTTTTCGAAGTACGTCGCGAAGATCGGCGCGAATACGAGCAGGCCCCACATGCCGTAGACGATCGACGGAATCGCCGCGAGCAGTTCGATGGCGACGCCGAGCGGCCGGCGCAGCCACGTCGGCGACAGTTCCGTCAGAAAGAGCGCGATGCCGAAGCTCACCGGCACCGCGATGATCAGCGCGATGATCGAGGTGGCGATGGTGCCGTAGATGGGCACGAGCGCGCCGAAGCTCTCGCTGGGCGGATCCCACTCCGCGCGCCAGAGAAAGCTGAGGCCGAATTTCTCGATGGTCGGCATCGACGCAATGATGAGCGAGACGATGATGCCGCCAAGCAGGAGCAGCGTCACGACGGCTGCGAGCCGCGTGATGCCGCCGAAAATGATGTCGCCGATACGGCTCGGCGCGCGCTGCGATTGCGCCGCCGGCGGTGCCGACGCTAAGTTGATGTCCGACATGGGAGCCTTGGTTACGCTACGTGTCAGACGCGCGGCAACCTTTCGATCGCCGCGCGGCTTGTTGCTGCTTCTTTGCTGCTTCTTTGCTGCTTACGCTGCTTTATTTGTCCGCCGCTTCAGCTTAGGACAGTTTCAGCTTGTCTGACTGCGATACTTCCTGGCTATTACTCCGCGACCGGCTTGCCCGCGCTGTCCTTGACCTTCGCCTTCCATTGCGTGCGGATTTCCGACACGACCGATTCCGGCAGCGAGATGTAGTCGAGGTCGTTCGCAGCCTGGCCGCCGTTCTTGAACGCCCAGTCGAAGAACTTGAGCGTTTCCGCGCCCTGCGCCGCCTTGTCCTGCGTCGAATGCAGCAGCACGAAGGTCGCGCCGACGATCGGCCATGCGTCCTTGCCCGGCTCGTTCGTCAGGATCTGATAGAACGACTTCGACCAGTCCGCGCCCGCGGCCGCCGCCTTGAACGTCTCCGTCTTCGGCTCCACCACCGTGCCCGCCGAGTTCTTGAGGCCGACGTAGGTCATGTGGTTCTGCTTCGCGTACGCCCACTCGACATAGCCGATCGCGCCCGGCAGACGCTGCACGAACGCCGCGACGCCGTCGTTACCCTTGCCGCCCGTTCCCGTCGGCCAGTTGACCGTCGAACCCTCGCCCACCTTCGACTTCCAGTCGGCGTTGACCTTCGACAGATAGTTCGTCCAGATGAAGCTCGTGCCCGAGCCGTCCGCGCGGCGCACCACGGCGATATCCGTGTCCGGCAGCTTGGCCTTCGGGTTCAGCGCCGCGATAGCCGGGTCGTTCCACTTCTTGATCTTGCCGAGGTAGATGTCGCCGAGCACCTGGCCCGACAGCGTCAGTTCGCCTGCCTTCACGCCCGGCACGTTGATGACCGGCACCACGCCGCCGACCACCGTCGGGAACTGGAAGAGGCCGTCTTTCGCGAGTTCGTCATCTTTCAGCGGAGCGTCCGAGCCCGCGAAATCGACCGTCTTCGCGATGATCTGCTTCACGCCGCCCGACGACCCGATGCCCTGATAGTTGACCTTGCCGCCGCCGCTTTTCTGATAGGCATCTGCCCACTTGGTGTAGATCGGAGCTGCGAAGGTACTGCCCGCGCCGGTGATATCGGCCGCTTGCGCAGAGATGGCCAGCATTGCGCCAATTACGCCAGCGAGCGCGGTGTGCATCAATTTCATGAGACCTCCAGGGTTGAATAGCGTGTGGGACGACACGCGAAATATAGGCAGTCTCTGTGACAGTAATGTGACTCTCGGTTAAGGGCATATGACAGCCGACTTTCAAACGGAAAGTCGATCGAGCGTTCATTCGTCAGGCTGCCAACGGCAAAAAAAAAGCGGGCCGAAGCCCGCTTTTGGCGACATGCGCGTTCTTTCGCGAACGCTTACGAAGTCACGTCCTTCACGACCTGCGCAATCGTTTCCGCGTGCCGGACGGCGTCTGCCTGCGCGGCGGCTTCCACCATCACGCGCAACACCGGTTCCGTTCCCGACGCGCGGATCAAGACCCGGCCGCGCGATTCGAGGGAATGCTCGGCTTGCTCGACGGCGCGGCGGATCGCGTCGCTGTTTTTCCAGTCCGCGCCCGGTTTCATGCGCACGTTGATCAGCTTTTGCGGGAACAGGCTCACGCCGTCGAGCAGTTCGGCGAGCGTCTTGCCGCTGCGCTTGAGCGCCGCAAGCACGAGAAGCGCCGAGACGATGCCGTCGCCCGTCGAGTGCCGATCCAGCGACAAAATGTGGCCCGAACCTTCCGCGCCGAGCTGCCAGCCGTGCTCGCGCAGCTTTTCGAGCACGTAGCGGTCGCCGACCGCGGCACGGACGAACTGCACGCCCGCCTCCTTCAGCGCGACTTCGACCGCCATGTTCGTCATCAGCGTGCCGACCGCGCCTTCCACGTTGCCGTGCGTCGCAATGCGATCCTTCACCAGCACGTAGAGCAACTCGTCGCCGTTATAGAGGCGCCCGGCCGAATCGACGATCTGCAGCCGGTCCGCGTCGCCGTCCAGCGCGATGCCGATATCCGCGCCATGCTCC
Proteins encoded:
- the phoR gene encoding phosphate regulon sensor histidine kinase PhoR; this translates as MNIIWTRSIVSLALLAVLCAAIGAIAGVRVALAVAVVMLVVQSFVSTYHTQRLWRLLDAPVYGQVPSALGIWGEIYYRLHKLAKRWHAQVRQVEQQHSRFIQAIQASPNGVAMLDDHDQIEWCNAIAEKHFGLDAKRDLRQHITHLVRHPDFIRYLNSHRYEEMLIMRGMGANRQRSVSVQVFPYGENRKLILTQDITELERTDSMRRDFVANVSHELKTPLTVLSGFLETMRELPLDEADRARYLDMMNQQAMRMQNIVRDLLVLANLEGDVHPPGDELLDMRAVLRHLEDDANSLSGGRHRIHFHNDDALTVAGAETELVSALGNLVTNAVRYTPDGGSIDVSWERVEDRAVFTVRDSGLGIPAEHIPRLTERFYRVDRSRSRDTGGTGLGLAIVKHVLQRHHADLDVKSEVGRGSTFIVRFPASRTALRKSVAA
- the phoB gene encoding phosphate regulon transcriptional regulator PhoB, whose amino-acid sequence is MPSSILVVEDEPAISELISVNLQHAGHCPIRAYNAEQAQNLISDVLPDLVLLDWMLPAKSGIAFARELRNNERTKHIPIIMLTARGDEQDKVLGLEIGADDYVTKPFSPKELMARIKAVLRRRAPQLTEDVVAINGLRLDPATHRVAANHSGNDIKLDLGPTEFRLLHFFMTHPERVHSRTQLLDQVWGDHVFVEERTVDVHIKRLRAALKPAGCDAMIETVRGSGYRLAKGA
- the phoU gene encoding phosphate signaling complex protein PhoU, with protein sequence MSDKHLSSQFDADLNAVSSKVLEMGGLVESQITAAMQALNEFDVQIADRVIAAEARLNTMEVEIDEECSNIIARRQPAARDLRLLMAISKTITNLERAGDEAEKIAKRVKRINEDGAGRTVNIAEIKLSGEMAVSILRRALDAFARLDTVAAAQIVRDDKAIDDEFRAFVRKLVTYMMEDPRTISAGLDYLFIAKAVERIGDHAKNIAEFIIYIVKGTDVRHISRDQLEREALS
- the pstB gene encoding phosphate ABC transporter ATP-binding protein PstB; amino-acid sequence: MNMVESGVSHLNSKTEDKPVERGPAPGSVRPTHGSQPADSIKPKIEVNNLNFFYNKYHALKNINLRIPEKKVTAFIGPSGCGKSTLLRTFNKMYALYPEQRAEGEILMDGANLLDTTKDISLLRARVGMVFQKPTPFPMSIYDNIAFGVKMFEQLSRSEMDDRVEWALTKAALWTEVKDKLTQSGYGLSGGQQQRLCIARGIAIRPEVLLLDEPCSALDPISTGRIEELIAELKSDYTVVIVTHNMQQAARCSDYTAYMYLGELIEFGDTEKIFIKPARKETEDYITGRFG
- the pstA gene encoding phosphate ABC transporter permease PstA, translated to MSRPATFNQDQERTVATRMKLQRRRRGTNAIALTLSLAAMAFGLIWLVWILFTTLKLGVSGLSVELFTQSTPPPNTDGGGLANAIVGSLMLVVLATCIGTPLGILAGVYLAEYGQKRWLANVTRFINDILLSAPSIVVGLFVYALVVAKMGRFSGWAGVIALGLLQIPIVIRTTENMLNLVPNALREAAFALGTPKWKMVMSITLKASVGGIVTGVLLAVARIAGETAPLLFTALSNQFFTLDMNQPVANLPVTIYKFAMSPFPQWQTLAWAGVFLITLGVLGLNILARAIFSKK
- the pstC gene encoding phosphate ABC transporter permease PstC yields the protein MSDINLASAPPAAQSQRAPSRIGDIIFGGITRLAAVVTLLLLGGIIVSLIIASMPTIEKFGLSFLWRAEWDPPSESFGALVPIYGTIATSIIALIIAVPVSFGIALFLTELSPTWLRRPLGVAIELLAAIPSIVYGMWGLLVFAPIFATYFEKPLGALLGGVPLIGALFQGPPIGIGILCAGVILAIMIIPYIASVMRDVFEVTPVLLKESAYGIGCTTWEVMWKIVLPYTRAGVIGGVMLGLGRALGETMAVTFVIGNTNLLDNVSLFSPGNSITSALANEFAEASPGLHTSALMELGLILFVITFIVLALSKLLLMRMQRAEGAK
- the pstS gene encoding phosphate ABC transporter substrate-binding protein PstS, whose translation is MKLMHTALAGVIGAMLAISAQAADITGAGSTFAAPIYTKWADAYQKSGGGKVNYQGIGSSGGVKQIIAKTVDFAGSDAPLKDDELAKDGLFQFPTVVGGVVPVINVPGVKAGELTLSGQVLGDIYLGKIKKWNDPAIAALNPKAKLPDTDIAVVRRADGSGTSFIWTNYLSKVNADWKSKVGEGSTVNWPTGTGGKGNDGVAAFVQRLPGAIGYVEWAYAKQNHMTYVGLKNSAGTVVEPKTETFKAAAAGADWSKSFYQILTNEPGKDAWPIVGATFVLLHSTQDKAAQGAETLKFFDWAFKNGGQAANDLDYISLPESVVSEIRTQWKAKVKDSAGKPVAE